One region of Miscanthus floridulus cultivar M001 chromosome 19, ASM1932011v1, whole genome shotgun sequence genomic DNA includes:
- the LOC136525670 gene encoding uncharacterized protein has protein sequence MQLAVEEIRKTSSRKSHFLRSEYARMAELEHRAEFACRESRDRASKAAVAQAEGQRAEERATAAEQGLEAARVRQAETEAELRASLVNTEVALQEALAALDPERTALESAEKALEVERRARSEADREVVALWGQVMETEDTSARLRVQPVSELVALLAELGGKVEVLERNLEMTKATLGRRTEELAKSR, from the exons aTGCAGCTCGCGGTGGAG GAGATAAGGAAGACGTCATCCCGCAAGTCCCACTTCCTCCGGTCAGAGTATGCCCGGATGGCCGAGCTCGAGCATCGGGCGGAGTTCGCTTGCCGCGAGTCCCGGGACCGGGCGTCCAAGGCGGCCGTGGCGCaggcggaggggcagcgtgcggaGGAGCGAGCGACTgcggccgagcaagggctcgaggcggcaagGGTCCGCCAGGCAGAGACTGAGGCAGAGTTGCGAGCGTCCCTGGTGAACACCGAGGTGGCGCTTCAggaggccttggcggcccttgatCCAGAGCGCACCGCCCTAGAGTCGGCGGAGAAGGCCCTAGAGGTGGAGCGGAGGGCCCGATCGGAGGCGGATCGAGAGGTGGTCGCACTCTGGGGCCAGGTGATGGAGACGGAGGACACGAGTGCCCGGCTGCGTGTGCAG cctgtttctgagctcgtTGCTCTTCTCGCAGAGCTGGGCGGAAAAGTGGAGGTGCTGGAGCGGAACCTGGAGATGACCAAGGCGACGCTTGGCCGACGtacggaggagctggccaagtcccgttAG